In Notamacropus eugenii isolate mMacEug1 chromosome 1, mMacEug1.pri_v2, whole genome shotgun sequence, one genomic interval encodes:
- the DPCD gene encoding protein DPCD isoform X2 — MAEEYDVKTSELLVRKWRVKNALGAVSPWQTEVGEPTAPAGGVLGSELIKESSSNPIFMRKDTKMSFQWRIRNLPYPKEVYSVSVDQSERCLIVRTTNKKYYKKFSIPDMDRYQLPLNSSALNFAYANCTLIIAYQKPKEVLDAEEELQRELKKVKTANSQNGDCKTQ; from the exons ttaGAAAATGGCGGGTAAAGAATGCTCTGGGAGCTGTGAGCCCATGGCAAACAGAAGTGGGAGAGCCAACAGCCCCTGCAGGTGGAGTCCTCGGGTCAGAGCTCATCAAGGAAAGCAGCTCTAAT CCTATCTTCATGCGAAAGGACACAAAAATGAGCTTTCAGTGGCGAATTCGTAATCTTCCGTACCCTAAGGAAGTCTACAGTGTCTCTGTGGACCAGAGTGAGCGCTGCCTTATTGTCCGGACCACTAACAAAAA GTACTACAAGAAATTCTCCATTCCTGACATGGACCGATACCAACTTCCCCTGAACAGCTCTGCTTTGAACTTTGCCTATGCCAACTGCACCCTGATCATCGCT TACCAAAAGCCAAAGGAGGTCCTCGATGCAGAGGAAGAGTTGCAGAGAGAGCTGAAGAAGGTGAAGACAGCCAACAGCCAGAACGGGGACTGTAAGACGCAGTAA